In the Anaerolineae bacterium genome, TATCCAGCACGCTGCCCTCGCGGCTGATGCCGTCGGCGTACATCATGTCAAATTCGGCCTCTTTGAAAGGCGGCGCGACCTTGTTCTTGGTCACGCGCACGCGGGTGCGGTTGCCGACCACCTCGCCACCCTGCTTGATTCCCTGCACGCGGCGGATATCGATCCGCACGCTGGCGTAGAACTTGAGCGCCCGCCCGCCAGTGGTCGTCTCCGGGGAGCCGAACATGACGCCGATCTTCTCGCGGAGCTGGTTGGTGAAGAGCACGGCGGTCTGGCTCTGCTTGATCGCGCCGCTGAGCTTGCGCAGCGCCTGGCTCATCAGCCGGGCCTGCAGGCCGACATGGCTGTCGCCCATCTCGCCTTCGATCTCGGCACGGGGCACCAGCGCGGCTACCGAATCGACCACGATCACGTCGATCGCCCCGGAACGCACCAGCGACTCGGTGATCTCCAGGGCCTGCTCGGCGGTATCCGGCTGGCTGATGTACAGGTTGTCGATGTCCACGCCGATGCGAGCAGCGAAATTCGGGTCGAGGGCATGCTCCATATCCACAAAGGCGCAAATGCCACCGCGCTTTTGCGCCTCGCGGATGACATGCAGGCAGAGGGTGGTCTTGCCGGCGCTTTCCGGGCCGTAGATCTCGGTCACCCGGCCACGGGGGATGCCGCCGACGCCCAGGGCGATATCCAGGGGCAGCGCCCCGGTGGGGATAACTTCAACCTGCAGGTGACGGGCATCACCCAGGCGCAGGATTGCGCCGTCGCCATAGCGTTTGGCGAGATCGTCCAGGGCGGCGCTGAGGGCTTTCTGGCGGCCTTCATCAATCATGTTCTGTTCTCCCATCAGTATTGCTACCGGTAAAGCCGGACAATGCGGCCGGTGACAAAAACGACGCCGATTGGCTGGCGCGCCCCGCCGCATACCGCGCGCCCGCCCCGGGAATATCCCGCCGCCGCCCGTACTCCGGCCCTGCGGCGGCCTGCATTAGCACATATATTCTACTCGCAAGCGACTTCCGACGCAACTTCGATTATACCACCGGGGGCCAGGAGGCCGCTGCGCCGCCAGCGCCCGCTTATGTGAAGGGGGGCAGCAGGCAGCGGGTTGCGGCAGTTCGGGTGTAGCAGCGGTGACCGGACGGGGCTATGGTATAATCCGCCGCGCAACCGCGCAGCCGTATCCTGCTGGCAGAGGAGCGCGAAACCACGATGACTCTTCACTGGAACGAACAGGGCCTGATCCCGGCAGTCGTGCAGGACGCCGCCACCGGCATGGTGCTGATGGTCGCCTGGATGAACGAGGAGGCGCTCCGCCTGACCCGCCAGACGCGCCAGACGCACTTCTGGAGCCGCAGCCGGGGCGAACTATGGCACAAAGGTACCACCTCCGGCAACACGCAGGATGTTGTAGCCATCTACGTCGATTGCGACGCCGATGTCCTGCTGGTCAAGGTGCGTCCGGCTGGCCCGGCCTGCCACACCGGGGCCATATCGTGCTTCTTCCGCAGCCTGGATGAAGTGCTGCCGCCGGGAGAGGAGGCGGCGGAATGAGCGACTTCGTCGACACCCTGTTCGCCGTCATCCAGTCCCGCCGGGGCAGCCCGCCGGAAGAGTCCTATACCGCCCGGCTCTTTGCGGAGGGCCTGCCGCGCATCACCCAGAAGGTGGGGGAAGAAGCGATCGAGGTGGTGGTGGCCGCCCACAGCCAGAGCGATGAACGCCTGATCGCGGAACTGGCTGACCTGGTTTACCACAGTCTGGTGCTGCTGGCCTACCGCGGCCTGACGCCAGACGACATCCGCGCTGAACTGGAGCGACGCCACCGCCAGGCGCGTCCCGGCCACGGGGGCGATGAATCAGCGTAGCGGCGGAAGCGCATCCCCGCCGCTACGCCCGCTCCTCTGAGGCCGTACCGGTTACGGGCGGGCCGCCAGCGTGACCGGCACCTCGATTGTCTGTCCATCCCGCAGGATGCCCAGGCGGATCGTCTGCCCTACCGAGGCCTGAGTGACCAGGTAATGCACCAGATCGTCAAACTCAGCCAGCGGCTGCCCATCCACGCTGACGATCACATCGCCGCCGATGCCTACCGTCTGCCCTTCTAGCGTGACCTCGCGGTCATTGCCGCGCAGACCGGCGCGCTGGGCCGGGCTGTTGCGGGAGATCGAGGCCACCAGAATACCGGTCTGCCCGCGCCCCAGGCCCATCGCCTCAGCAGTGGCCGAGTCCAGCGTACGACCGGCGATGCCCAGCCAGGGGTATTTGTAGCTTCCATCCCGGATCAGGGCTGGCACTACCCGCGCCACCAGTCCCGAGGGCACGGCAAAACCGATGCCGCTGTTCTGGCTGGTTGACGAGCGGATGGCGGTATTGACGCCTACCATCTCGCCCGCCAGGTTGAGCAGCGGGCCACCGGAATTGCCGGGATTGATCGCCGCGTCGGTCTGGATGATGTCCGGCGTGGTAAAGCTGCCGCCTTCCAGATCGGTGCTCTGGGCGGGCAGGCTGCGCCCCAGCGCGCTGACGATGCCAGTGGTCATCGTGCCCGAAAGGCCGAACGGGTTGCCGATGGCCACCACCATCTGCCCAACCTGCAGCGCGTCGGAATCACCCAGCGGCAGCGGCTTGAGGGTCGGGGCATCCGCCGGGTCGACTTTGATGACGGCCAGGTCGCTATCCGGGTCGGAGCCAACCAGTTCGGCGCTGGCGCGTGTCCCATTGGCAAAGACGACGCTGATCTGCACCGCCTCGCCGGCGACATGATGGTTGGTGACGATATGCCCGGCAGTGTCGTAGACAAACCCCGAACCCTGCCCGAAGCCATCTTCTTCCACCACCTGGATGCTGACAACCGAACCATTGGCCTGGCGGTACAGGTCGACAAAGCGGGTTTCCAGATCAGTCAGGCTGACGCTGCTCTGGGCACTGACGCTGGCTGCCGGACCGGGCGGCTGCCACAGGGCAATCCCTGCCAGCCCCAGCCCGGTGATGACTGCTCCGGCCAGCATCCAGACTAGCCGTTGTCTCAATGAAGACATAGTTCGCCTTCCCTCCTGATCGCGCGGTTGCTTCAGCGCGGCATAACACGTTAGGATCGCTTACGGCAGAGCCTAGCGCAAGCAGGTGAACGCTGGCTTAAAGAGGCCTAGATGATCAATGAGAAAGCGGCCCGCTGCCATGTAGAGAACACTTCTTCCGGGGATGAACAGGGGAGAACCACCATGGCGCAGCTTTTTGACATCACCCGCACGATATCGCCCGCGCTGGCCGTCTGGCCGGGGGACGCGCTGGTCACCTTTCACCAGGAACTGAGCCTGGCCGCAGGCGATGCCGTCAACCTGACCACGCTCAGCCTGTCGGCCCATGCGGGCACGCATATGGACGCCCCCTGGCACACAGAAGGCTTGCCCGTGCACCCGGCGGACCTGCCACTGGAGCCGTTTCTGGGGCCGGCGCGGGTGATCAGCGTAGGCCGACGGGCCGGGGGTATCACGCCCGCCGACCTGGACGGCCATGATCTGGGCGGGGTGCAGCGTATCCTGTTGCACACCTGGTACAGCGATGTGCCTGACGAGCGCTTTGACCCGGCTTTCCCTTACCCGACGCCGGAACTGATCGACTGGCTGGCTGATCAGGGCGCCATCTTGCTGGGTCTGGATGTTCCCTCTGTCGATGCCTTCGGCGGGGAAGGGTTGACGGGGCATCACCGCCTGTTTGCGCGCGGGCTGGCCGTGCTGGAAAACCTGGTCTTGTGCGGTGTGCCGGATGGCGAGTACGAACTGATCGCCCTGCCGCTCAAACTGGCGGGCGTCTGCGGCGGGCCAGTGCGGGCCATCCTGCGGGCGTTATAGTGGATAGGGCGGGAAGCCAGCGGGGCGGGTCACAGGCAGACCCGCCCCGTTTGCTTCTGCTCCAGACCGATTCAGACGCTCGCGTTCCGCGCTAGGGGATGACGAGCACCTGCCCGACGTAGATACGGTTGTAGTCGTAGATGCCGTTATAAGCGGCCAGCACCGGCAGGCTGACGCCGTACATCAGGGCGATGCGGTAGAGCGTCTCGCCAGCCTGGACGACATGCGTACGCGTGGCAGGCGGCGGGGTGACCGGGCCGGGCGTGGTGGCGCTGGTGATCGGCAGGTAAGCGATCATGCCGCCGTTCGTCCGCACATAGCGGGCGTTCACCCACTCCTGGCTGGCAGTGACCGGCTGCAGTTGCACCCAGGAGCCGTCCAGGTTGCGCCCAATCAGACGGAACTGATCGCCCGGCACCACGCGTCGCACAATCGCATAGCCGGGGCCGGGGCCATTGCGCACGTTCAGACTGTCAGTGTTGATCACCGTCGCCAGGTACGGGTCACTGGGCGGGATGGGGGTGGGCACTGGCTGGCCGGTCGCCGTGCTGACGGGCAGGCTGTAGCGGTTGCCGTAGATCGTCAGGTAAGCCGCGTTCACCCATTCTACGCTGCCGGAAGCGATCTGTACCCAGGTCCCGGCGGCATTACGCCCGATCAGGGTCAGCGCCTGCCCGCGGGAGAGCCGCTGGTGCACCGGGTAGTTGACGCCGGGGCCGGTCCGGGTGTTCAGGTAGTACGCCCCAGTGACGATGGCGGCCAGGTTGGTCCCCGTACCGCCGGAAGTATCGCCGACGGCGGTGCTCACCGGCAGGCATAGCAGGCAGCCCGTCGTCGCCACATAGTAAGCGTTGATCCACTGCGGGCTATCCGCCTGTAGTTGCACCCAGGTGGTGGTCTGGTTACGCCCGACCAGCGTGACCACATCGCCGTAAGCCAGCCGCCGCACGACCGGGTAGTTGACACCGGGGCCGCTGCGCACATTCAGGTAAAACGCGTTGACAATTGTGCCAACCGCCGTGTTGCCCTGCGCCTGGGTTATCCGGGGCGGCAGCATGGTCAGCAGCAGTGCCGCTGCCAGGATCAGCCCCAGCAATTTGACAGGTTTGGTAGTGCCAGTGATTTGCATCGTCGCGCCCCCTCATTGGAGTTCAAAAACATTCCTATCCTTACCTACCTTTATCATAGAGCATTTTGGGCTTACATGCTTGACTTCTGGCCTGCTGAATCCAGACGCTTGCCCTGCTCTGGAAGTTCCTCCAGTACCTTGAGGGGGCTAGAATCCAGTTACAGCCAGGTATACAATGAATTAAGGTCATCTATCTTTCTGGGACCAAGAGCTGTATCCGCAGCCAGGATTATTTTCCCGCCCGCATCAACCAACTGTGAAAGGATTTGAGCTGTGACAAGACGACCTGCCTGGATATTATTCGCTCTGACGACAGTCATTCTGTTGGGCGCTCCCCTGGCTGCTGTACAGGCCCAGGGGGGTGGCAACGTGACCTGCGGTGTTGAGGTGACGGGCACGATCAATAATGCCTATCCTGACCACAGCTGGACACTGATGCTGAAGACCGACGAAACCGTCACCATCACCATGCTCCAGGCCAGCGGTGACCTGGACCCCTACCTGAAGCTGTTGAGTTTCGATGGCACCCTGCTGGCGGAGAATGACGACGCGCCGAACCTGAACTACAACGCCCAGCTTATCCAGACGCTATCTGGAGGACGCTATACCATTCACGCCACACGCTTTGCGGAGGCCGCCGGCGCGACGTCTGGCGACTACACGCTGAGCGTGGTCTGCGGCGCCGTCATCCCACCTACGCCGGTTACCACAACGACCATGACCGGCAATGTGCTCTTTGCCGATGACTTCTCGCGGGATACCGGCACCTGGGGGTTGGGCCAGGACGAGAACGGCACGGTGACGATCACCGGCGGCGAACTGCGTGTACTCAACTATACGACCGCTGAGGGGGCAACTTACACGACAGCGGGCCAGAACCTGGGCGACTTCATCTGGACGGTGGATTCGCGGCTGGTCGGCGGCGCGCTGGATAACTGGCACACCTTTGCTTTCCGGGCGCTGGATTTCAACAACTATTATGCTGTTAGCTACAGCGCCGACGGGTGGTACACGGGCGTGGTAATGCGCAATGGTCAGAGGGTCGAGGAAATGGCCGCGCCCGCTCAGTCATCGGCCATCCGGCAGGGCATCGGCGCGACGAATACCGTGCGGATTGAAGCCATCGGCAACCAGGTGCACTTCTATGTCAACGACGTGCAACTGATTGACTATGTGGTCAGCCCGGCCAATGCCATTTCCAGTGGCGATATCGGCCTGACTGTGGCCTCTTTGAGCGGGGCGGACTACAGCGAGGTTGCCTTTGACAACGTACTGGTGGTGGCCCCCGGTGGTGTGGTCGCCCCGTCAACACCGGTCACGACAGCCGGCGTGCTCTTTGCCGATGATTTCTCGCGGGATACCGGCACCTGGTGGGTCGGCCAGGACGAGAACGGCACGGTGACGATCACCGGCGGTGAATTGCGGATCCGTAACTACACCTCCGCCCAGTATACGGCCCATACCGAGGCGGGCCAGAACCTGGGCGACTTCATCTGGACGGTGGATTCGCGGCTGGTCGATGGCGCGCTGGATAACTGGCACTACTTCAGTTTCCGTTATGTGGACGCCAGCAACCGTTACCGCGTTGGCTATAGCGCCGACGGGTGGTACATGGGTGAGGTGGTTCGCAACGGGGAACAGGTGGAAGAATGGGTTACACCAACGCAGTCGCCAGTCATCCGGCAGGGCGTCGGCGCAACGAATACCGTGCGGATTGAAGCCATCGGCAATCAGGTGCGCTTCTTCATTAACGACACCCTCATGATCGACCGCGTGGTTAGCCCCGCCAATGCCATTCCCAGTGGTGATATCGGGCTGGCTGTGGCCTCTATGAGCGGGGCGGACTACAGCGAGGTTGCCTTTGACAACGTGCTGGTGGTGGCCCCCGGTGGTGCGGTCGCCCCGCCGACACCGGTCACGACAGCCGGCGTGCTCTTTGCCGATGATTTCAGCGTAGATACCGGCGAGTGGTGGCTGAACAGCGACGCCTACGGCGATGTCTACCTCAGGAACGGTGAACTGGTTATCCGCGACGTGTATGATGACTCTGCTCTGTACAGTGGGCCGACACCGATCCTTGATGACTTCGTGCTGGAGGTCGATTCGCGCCTGGTGAGTGGCACGCTCAATAACTGGCACTTTTTCCTCTTGCGGCTGAACGAAAACGGGGACTGCTACCGTGTGGGGTACAGCGCGGATGGTTACTATGTCGGCACTGAATTCTACGGTAACAGCACCCAGAACTGGGTCCAGCCGACCTTCAGCCAGGTGATCAACCAGGGCGTCGGGGCGACCAACCACGTCCGCATCGAGGTGCAGGGCACATCGGTGCGCTTCTATGTCAACGGTACCCTGTTGCTGGACGCAGTGGCCACCAACCGGCTCCCGGCGGGTTACATCGCCCTGAGCGCTGACGCGCTGGAAGCGCCGGAGACAGTTGTTGCCTATGACAATCTCGTAATTACCGCGCTGTAAGGCGTATCACCGCGGTCTGAGTCCGGGGCGGGGGTGTAGCTTCCCGCCCCGGTTCTTTTTGGGGGAACAACAGGGGACGTCTATAAAAAGGAATGTCCGCGATCAGACCGCCCTGCCCACCGGCACCGCCGACGGCTTGTATGGGCGGCTGCCTGGCTGCTCGGCCACTTTCACTTGTCTTCTGCTCTTGTCGCCTCCCGGTTTCCCACTACTTGGTGACGCTGCCCCCCTCCGCGCCGCCCGGTTCCACCCGCAACTCAAAGCGCCCGATCGAGGTGCCACCTTCCTGCAGGAAGCGCGTCGCCCGGATGGTATATTGCCCGGCCAGGCGTGGTGTATAGCCGACGATCTGGGCGTTATACTCAGAATCGCCGACCTGCGGCTCGGCGTCATCGTTGTAGGCCACCTCGTTGCCGAACGAATCACGGATGACCAGCGTCGGGTCCAGCCGGTTGTCCAGCGCGATCAGGGTGACCGTGATCGGCTCGCCGGCTGCCAGGGTGACTGTGTAGTCAATGGCGAAGGTAGTAGCGGTCAGTTCGCCGGTGACGGTCTGGCCGAGCGCGATCGGGCCGCCGTTTGCGGCGCTGACCGGCTGCCCCGGCGCCACGCTGATGACGAATGTCCCGCTGGTTGTGCCGGTGTCCATGTTAAAGCGGGTCGCGCGGATGATGTATGCGCCGCCGGTGGGAGCTGTATAGCCGGTGATCTGGGCGTTGAAACGGTTGCCGCCCACCGGCGAGACTGCATCATCGTTGTACGCGGCCAGGCCACCGCTGGGGTCATAGATCACGATCATCGGGTCCAGATCGCCGCTCTCCGCCTCCATGGTCACCGCAATAGTCTGCCCGGCGGTCAGCACAATCGTATACTCCACCGCGTAGGTATCCCCGCCAATCTCCCCGCTGGCTTTGGTGCCTACTGCCAGCGTGCCGCCATCAGCCACCTGCGTCGCAGGCGGCGGGCCGCCCGCCGGGCCGCCCGCGCTGATGCTCAGCCGGTACGGGCCGCTGGTGGTACCATCCGCTTCCATGAAGCGCGTGGCGCGGATGGTGTAGAGGCCGTCCGTCGGGGCGGAAAATCCGGCAATCTGGGCATTGTAGGTGCTGGTGCCGACCTGCGTCGCTGCGTCATCGTTGTTAGCCAGTTCGCGCCCGCTGGCATCCAGCAGCACCAGGTACGGGTCGAGCACGCCGTCCAGCGCTTCCATCGTCACCGTGATCGTTTGCCCGGCTTCCAGCTGGATGGTGTACTCGATCACCGGTCGGGCGTCCGTGATCGTGTCTTCCACTGTATCGCCCACGCGGAGCGCACCGGCTCCTGTGGCCAGCGCTGCCTGGGATTCAGTCACGCTCAGCCGGTACTCGCCGCTGGAAGCGCCGTTTTCCACGCCGAAGCGCGTGGCCTGAAGGGTATACTGGCCACTGACTGGCGCGGTGAAGCGGTCGATCCGGGCGTTAACCGGGATGCCGCCAAAAGGCACGACGGCGTCATCATTGGCAGCCACTTCCGCCCCATCCGGGCCATAGAGCAGCAGATAGGGGTCAAGATCGCCGCTCAGGCGCTCCATGCTAATGACGATCGTTTGCCCGGCCTGCAGTGTCAGCGCGTAGCGGGCGGCGTAGCGGGTATTGTCCAGCGCCCCGGTCAGGGTTTCGCCAACGGCGATCGGCATAACTTCTGCCAGAGGGATAGGCGTCGCTGCCGGGACTGGTGTTCCGGGGATGACGCTCAGGCGGAAGTCTCCGCCGGTTAGCCCTTCCTGCTCGAAGAAGCGCGTGGCGCGGACGGTGTACGTCCCGCTACGGGGGGCGGAAAAACCGGCGATCTGCGCGTTGAGGTCGCTCTCGCCTGCCTGTGGCACGGCGTCATCGTTGCGGGCCAGTTCCACGCCGTCAGGGTCCAGGAGCACCAGCAGCGGGTCCAGGTCGCCGCTCATGCGTTCCATGGTGATGGTCACGGTCTCCCCCACCACCAGGGACAGGGGGTAGTCCAGCGCGGGCTGACCGGCGTTGAGCGTACCGATGACCGTGCTGCCTGCCGTCAGTGTTTCGGGCTGGGCTGCCGGCGTCGGTCTGACTTCCCCGCCGGCGGGAGTTGGTTGCCAGGCCGCCTCGCACAGGTCAAGCATCGGGCTGTCACTGAGGAGATTGCGCGGTTCAGCGCCGGGGTTGGCCGTCGGCACGGCCAGCAGCGAGCCGCCGTCCGCCCCCACAAAGAGCAGCCAGCGGCCATCCGGGGCGAATATGGCGCAGCTATTGAAGGCCGCCCGCACCGGCGCGGAATAGCTGGTCAGGTCAGTGGAGGTCAGCACAATATTGCTGGCGCTGAAGTCGCCGGGGACGGCGTTCACCACGGCCAGCGTCGAGCCATCCGGTGCCCAGGCGACATGCTGCACGTGACCGGGGCTATCATGTGCGGTCGCCGCCGCCAGCGGGCGCGGCTCCCGGGGGACGCTGGCCGGCCAGCCATCAGCAGCCAGGGCCAGCGTATGCAGCGCGGGCAGGCCCTTGGCCGTTGCCCGGCCAATCACGATCAGCGGCCCGCCGGGGCGCAGAACAGCCCCGGTGACGGTCTCCGTGCCATCGCCGGGGGCCAGGACATCCACTGGCCCCTGCACCATCCCGCTGACCAGATTGACGCCGATCAGGGCATCGGCTGGTTGGCGGGCGAAGAAGATCGCCAGATCGCCGGTCAGCCCGGCCAGCGCCGCCCCGGTCAGACCAGCACCATCCAGACGGTGAGTTGCCCGTGGAGCTATGGTTTGCGCGTCATAGACCTGCACATCCGTCAGCGCCACTTCCGGACCGGCTGGCCAGCTGAGCATCCGCGTCCCATCCGGGGTGAGGGCGTAGCGCCGTTCGGCAGGCAGGCCCGCCGCCAGGACGGTCTGGCTGCCCGTAGCGGGGTCGTGGAGTACGATTTCGACAGTGCCGCCGGGCGTCTCCTGCAAGAACAGCAGGCCGCCAGCGGCCCGCCAGCCCAGCAGGTGCAACCGCTGGGGATTTTCCGCCAGCGTTGCTAACGTGCCATCCGGCGTCAGGAGCAGGGCCGCGCCGCTTTCCCCTTCGATATCGCTGACCGGCACGCGACGCAGCGCCAGCGCCGCGCTGAAGCTGCCATCCAGAAGCCCCCCGCCCTGGGCCAGGGCAGGGCCTGCGCCCACCAGCATCGTGCCTGCCAGCAGGATCAGCACCAGCAACGCCGCCAGCGGACTGCCCCGCCTGTTCTTCCCTCGCATGACCATCCCCTCCTGAGCCTGCTGCGCCGTTGGCCCCAGCACCATCCAGTCTTTATGCATTATAAACCCGAACTGTCTGCCCGATGCCTATGGCCGGAGACGATAAAAGCCGCGGCGCCGGGCGATGACCCGACACCACGGCTTCTGTTCCCGGTGCAAAGCGATACTTGATGAGGCTAGGAAATCACCCCCAGGGCGCGACCTACCTTGGCGAACGCCTCCAGACCGAAGTCCAGGTCATCCTGGCTGTGAGCAGCTGTATTCATCACCCGGATGCGCGCCTTGCCCTGCGGGACAGTCGGGTAACCGATGGCCATGGCGAACACCCCCGCCTCAAACAACTCCCGGCTGAAGCGCTGGGCCAGCGGAGCTTCCCCCAGCATGACCGGCACGATCGGCGTTTCGCTGTGGCCGATGTCAAAGCCGAGCGCCTTCATCTCCCGCTTGAAGTAGTTGGCGTTGCGCCACAGGCGATCGACCAGTTCGGTCGATTCCTCCAGCACGTCAACTGCCGCCAGGCACGCCGCTGCGTCCGGGACGGTCATAGCGCTGGAGAACAGGAAAGGTCGCCCACGCTGGCGAACCCAGTCGATGATCGTTTTCTTCCCGGCCACAATGCCGCCGACCACGCCAAACGCCTTGGACATCGTGCCGATCTCGATGTCAACTTTGCCGTGCAGGCCAAAATGATCGACAATGCCGCGGCCTCCTTCGCCCAGCACCCCTTCGCCGTGCGCGTCATCGACCATCAGCAGGATGTCGTGCTCCTGAGCGATCTCGTAGAGCGCCGGGAGGGGGGCGATGTCACCGTCCATGCTGAACACCCCGTCGCTGACGATCAGCATCCGCCGGTACTCACCGGACGCCTTCACTTCGGC is a window encoding:
- a CDS encoding trypsin-like serine protease — translated: MSSLRQRLVWMLAGAVITGLGLAGIALWQPPGPAASVSAQSSVSLTDLETRFVDLYRQANGSVVSIQVVEEDGFGQGSGFVYDTAGHIVTNHHVAGEAVQISVVFANGTRASAELVGSDPDSDLAVIKVDPADAPTLKPLPLGDSDALQVGQMVVAIGNPFGLSGTMTTGIVSALGRSLPAQSTDLEGGSFTTPDIIQTDAAINPGNSGGPLLNLAGEMVGVNTAIRSSTSQNSGIGFAVPSGLVARVVPALIRDGSYKYPWLGIAGRTLDSATAEAMGLGRGQTGILVASISRNSPAQRAGLRGNDREVTLEGQTVGIGGDVIVSVDGQPLAEFDDLVHYLVTQASVGQTIRLGILRDGQTIEVPVTLAARP
- the recA gene encoding recombinase RecA, which codes for MIDEGRQKALSAALDDLAKRYGDGAILRLGDARHLQVEVIPTGALPLDIALGVGGIPRGRVTEIYGPESAGKTTLCLHVIREAQKRGGICAFVDMEHALDPNFAARIGVDIDNLYISQPDTAEQALEITESLVRSGAIDVIVVDSVAALVPRAEIEGEMGDSHVGLQARLMSQALRKLSGAIKQSQTAVLFTNQLREKIGVMFGSPETTTGGRALKFYASVRIDIRRVQGIKQGGEVVGNRTRVRVTKNKVAPPFKEAEFDMMYADGISREGSVLDIAVEIGLVEKRGAFFRYNEGALGQGRENAKEYLKENPALTDELEDEIRRHFNLPPLFMTVDDSAAPGPDAAKRPRRKKGE
- a CDS encoding SH3 domain-containing protein → MQITGTTKPVKLLGLILAAALLLTMLPPRITQAQGNTAVGTIVNAFYLNVRSGPGVNYPVVRRLAYGDVVTLVGRNQTTTWVQLQADSPQWINAYYVATTGCLLCLPVSTAVGDTSGGTGTNLAAIVTGAYYLNTRTGPGVNYPVHQRLSRGQALTLIGRNAAGTWVQIASGSVEWVNAAYLTIYGNRYSLPVSTATGQPVPTPIPPSDPYLATVINTDSLNVRNGPGPGYAIVRRVVPGDQFRLIGRNLDGSWVQLQPVTASQEWVNARYVRTNGGMIAYLPITSATTPGPVTPPPATRTHVVQAGETLYRIALMYGVSLPVLAAYNGIYDYNRIYVGQVLVIP
- a CDS encoding glycine C-acetyltransferase; protein product: MSKIDWIEQEIAALKEQGLFTHIRTVESPMGAWIQVDGKRVLNFCANNYLGLANHPRLVQAAKAAIDRYGVGPGAVRTIAGTMSLHVELEKRLAAFKKVEDVVTFQSGFNANLATIPALVGREDVIFSDRLNHASIIDGCRLSRARIVAYEHNDPDDLRRQIAEVKASGEYRRMLIVSDGVFSMDGDIAPLPALYEIAQEHDILLMVDDAHGEGVLGEGGRGIVDHFGLHGKVDIEIGTMSKAFGVVGGIVAGKKTIIDWVRQRGRPFLFSSAMTVPDAAACLAAVDVLEESTELVDRLWRNANYFKREMKALGFDIGHSETPIVPVMLGEAPLAQRFSRELFEAGVFAMAIGYPTVPQGKARIRVMNTAAHSQDDLDFGLEAFAKVGRALGVIS